TTGATGAGTTTACTAAAAACTCTACAGTGTAATTTCCTATTGACTTAGTTTGAGTGCCATTAAAACTGGCATCATTACCTCCAAAAAAAATGTGCAAAAGCTAGTGGCTCAATGTTAAGTGGGGAGAAATAAATCACCATAAACAAAGAAAAGAAAGAGACAAATAACAATAACCAAATTTTTGACGTTTGAAAACGTCCAGAGATTCTGACTAATGAGGAATGATGGTTATTTACAATAGATGTTAAACCTGAAAAAATAACATATTTAGAAAAATACAAAATTTAATTAGATTTTTGGACAGTTTAAATAGGAGAACCACAAATGTCAGCTTTATCATAATTTTGATAACAATAGAGATAATAATCAAATTATTGGTTCAAATCAAATCAAATCCTCTAATATATTATCCATTAATGAAGAAAACTTCAACAACGCAGCGAAAGGAAAAATTGAAATTGTTTCAAAGGATCTTAAATCTCACATATCAAAAATTATTGAATAAAGTTCCACAGATTAATTAAAACAATGCGAAAACAACTATTTTTGCAGTAAATGAAATGAATTATTCAAATGTAAAGATAATATATAAAAAGTCTTATTGTAAACATAGTTCATGATACTTAACTTAAAAGTCGACCTCGGTAATGGTTATATTCATGGAATAGCATCAAATAATCAAAAATCTTTTAAAATAAATATTCAGGAAGGATCAGAAATTCATATGGTTATTCCAGAGGAGTTGCAAGTAAATTCCAAAGAAGGATCGATTTTTTTTACAACTGAAGCAGGATATGATATTTCTCTACAATTAAGTTTTAAAAAATTGGAAACAGATATGATTTTAATTTATACAGATATAGATACGTTAATGAAGTTAGCCAAAGATCTCCCTATTCAGATGGAGATAAAATAATACAAAATAAATATCTTTTTTTGGTAATGCAATACTCTCACATGATATATCATATCATAACTAGATTCTATAATTACTAAGATATGTATCATAAATCTAAAAAGTATTGGTCAAAGTATACTACAATAAATCATTCCATTTCTTTCCCTGTAATTTCGAACAAATATCGATAACCATTTCTTGTTCCGAGATATTTATAATCCTCTAGATTCTCTACTATATCGCCATCCATGATCCACTGAAAAGTTCTTTTCTCCTTTTCACTCATCGAATCATCTTCGATGCAAACTAGCGTATCATGTTGCTCTATGTTGAAATTGTAACCAATTACCTTAGTTCCCTTGGTTAAGAGAAGGGTAAAGGGACTTTGCTCAGTAGGTCCAGGATCAAATCTATGTACTTTTAATTTCATAAGATAAAATAACGATGTCTCTTAATTATTGTATTGTCCTAAACATAAGCTGATAAGTTTGATAATGATATATGATAAAGATTATTGTCTAATTAAATTGAACAGATTTTGTGATAATTAATAAGCTAACATGATAAATCAATGTTACAGTATTATAATTCATATAGATGAAAAATATTGAAGAAATAAACCGAAATATTATCCAACAATCTTACAACATCAATAAGCTTGCCAATACGATCAAAATTGATTACAAGGCGTATTATTTCACATACATGTATTAAAGAACAATCTAGTCACTGACTCTGGAGAAAAATATAGTATTCTTTAATCTATATTGAACCCTACAGACAAACACAGTTGCACTCATAGAAGTCAATAACTATTTCTATCTTTTGATCTTACTAATTCATTTTAGTTCCAAATAGAAAATCATAATAGTCATCAGATGGTAAACCATATTCTGTTGTTTTCATTCAGTTAACTAGCAGAGTCAACTTGTTGAGACTTTTCGTGACTTTTTTGGTTCCATTTTCCCGTTACAATTGACATTGAACTAATCAGAGCAGTAACAGCATCTAAAAAGAACTGTTTACTCAAACCATCATAAAATATTACCTTATATAAGTTAATTAACGGGGGAGACTTGATCATAGAGATATTCTTAGGTAATATGAGACTGTCTAACTCTATATATGTTAAATCTAGTTCTTTTCCAGTAATTTGGCTTTCAATATTTTTGTCCAGTTCAAAGGTTGTTCGGATTATAAAACCATCATCTAAATCCTTCTGAAATTCCAAAAAGAATGGAGTAGACAACCCCGACGAATAAGGCAATTGTGGAGATATTTGTGCTTGAAATTCGATACCTTCAGTTTTATTTTCCTTTGTTGCATCCTTTGTTTCATAGCCCCATTTTTTTAACCAATCAATTAACTCATAAAATTTTGATTCTTTTAATTTCATCAATTCAGTTCCATCTTTACCTGCGTCTTTTTCAACCGTTATCTCCTTACTTACATTACTAGAGGTAGATTCAGCCGCACTATCGGTTTTGTTCGATGTAGACATCTTCTTAATTAAAATTAGAATATTATATAAATAATGATTTCAATCTCAATTATGAGACTAACGTTTAGTTCAATATCATAAAAGAAACTTAGTTGTTCCTTATCAAAGTAGTCGCTCTTGCTAATTGAAGTGAGAGAGAAGGAATATTAAGATCGCTAGTATGATAAACATATAGAACCAATTAAGAATTAACAGAGTTGATCATGTTCTTATTTCGATTTGGATCCGTATCTCTTCATTCCAAATAGTCTATTATGAGGCTAATAACATAGATAAAACCTCTGTTACTAAGGTAATATACTGCAATCAAGGATTAATTGTAAGTTGCCAGCACTATTTAATAATGATCTTTATTATCGGTTTCGATTCTACATTTTAAAAATCACTGAAAGTCAACTGATAGTATTTCTAAATATTAGGAATTAGATGTTATAATAGTTAATTGGCATGGATGCTAACAGGAAATTTTGTTAGATCATTGGTTTTAAAGAATTGCAACCTCGTAAATTCATCATGCAAAGATTTTATGGACATATTGTGACAATTGGTTCTCATTGCATCAGACAAGAACTAATCAATGAATGATTAATTGTCAGTATTTGAATAGATTATAGAAGAGTTTGAAGGAAGTAGACATGGAAAGCAAAAAAACGTTAATTTGTACTAATATTTCATTAATTTGTACTAATATTTCATTAATCTGTACTAATATTTTATAATTTTTCATATAAAATTAAAATATTTATATAAAAGAACTGTATAATATATTTGATCAATATGGGTAAAATGTCAAAAGAAATTGCTGGGCCTGGTGTTGAAGGTACAGTACAAATGCTCAAAAAAGCATATGGCGCTGAATTATCTGCATTTCATTACTTTTGGTTCGTATCACAGAATATAGAAGGATTAGGAGTGTTACATCAAGGTTTCTTTGAAGATAGAGCAAAGGAAGAACTAGGACATGCAAAAAAAGTTGCATTCAGGTTAATGCAGTTGGAAACACAACCAACCGATGAACCATCACAATGGGAACAAGACAGCGGTCTTGGAAAGCTACAACCTTCAAGATATTTAACACTTAGGAGTGCATTGGAAAAAGCATTAGAATTTGAAAGGGCTGTGATTAAACATTATAATGATTTGGCAAATAATGTAAAAGATAAAGACCATGCAACATACCATCTTGCATTAGAACTATTAGATGCAGAATTAGAAGATGAACAAAACATAGAAGATATTTTAGCAAAGCTAGAAATCCAATAAAATATTTTTCTTTTATTTTTTGATTTAAAACAATAATATAAATATATTGTAAAAGTACTTAGTCAGGTTGACTGACACTATTTCTAAATATTCTACCTATTGTACAGTGTGTAAGATTAGCGTAAATTTATCAGATATTAGATTTGTTAGATTAGCAAATAATATGGCGACAATTGAAGGCAATTGTACTATTTGTGGTCTTAGGTTGATGAAGGGAAAGATTATGCCAAAAGCAGGAAAAAATCCTCTCCAAAAGAGTAAAAGAAAAAATAATAAGAGAAAATCAAATCCCTATAATTTGTTAAAGTCGAAGAAATAATTTTGAATAATTTGTAGTAAATAAAATGGTAAGGAAAGCAATATTATGTTTTGAAATTCATTTCATCAAATACGTTAATTAGCCATTATTTTCTCTTTTTCTGTTAGATGGAAGCTCCAAACCGATAATGCCCATCATTGACTCACCGATGGGTTCAAATATAGTTCTTAGAGATTCATCATCATAATACTTTGCTATATCAGACAACTTTGATTCGATTTTCTTTTGTTCAATTTTTAATAAAACATATCTAGCTATAAGGGCCTTAACCTCGTCTGCTTTATCTTCCTGAATTGGGTGCTTTCCTGATGAAGTAGAATTTGATGTATTAGTAGAAGTGGTTTTAGTAGGCAATACCAATTTTATTAGTTACTTCCTGATACTATGGTGCATCTTTGAGAACTACGATAGGACCATATCTTATGGCTGTCTCATTTAATGCAAAAGTCATTTGGTCGATTGAGTCAAGTATTCCATCTGTGTTTTCGCAAATATAGGTTATGAAATTGTCTTCAGACTCTTTTTCTTCATTTTCATTTATGAGTGACGATGACGATGGCGATAAGGATTGTTGGTGGTGGTCGGTAGCAGACATTAGTATGGCCTAATTAATCCAGCCTAATATTTAAATTGTTTCATAACAAAGAAAATCAAAATTATTTCTATTATTATGCGTACAAAATTTATTCAAAATAATGGAATGTTGTCATATTTCCATATCATTGCGTCTTTGTATAGATTAATTAGTTCGATTTTATTAACACTAAAAATAACCAGTCCATAATTGTAGAAAACGCTAAAAAGAAAACGAAATGGATGTTTCATTGAAGCTAATAATTTCTTGAATTTCTAATTTTTGTTCATTTTGTAACTTAGTTTTACATCATATACCCAGAACTAAATCTCATTTTTGAAAATCGAGATCAGGATTAAATAAAACTTTATCTCAAGTTACAGAAAAGTTCCAATGGACCTATTGGTTGACTTTGAATCGGTAAGAAAGGCTACAATCATGACATAAGTTCACATACCACTTCTCGGAGCAATATGTAACAAAATCATGAGTAGGTCATCCGTACCTAAAATGATGCCTTGATTACTGTTTTAGTGACAAACATTTCTATTTGATGTGTATATTTAATCAACCATGAATATTACCCAGAATTTTTCTTGACCTGTAGAATCAAAAACGAAAATCTAGATCAGGATTAAATAAGTATTAGAGCAATTCAATGATACTACTCGGAACTCAATAGTTCAAAGGATTTCCTCCAGTCAAACCTAACGTGATATTTGGGGAGTAATAAGGCTACAATCATGCGATAAGTATCTTCTATTGAAGAGTGTTTATGACTGAATGAAAGCAATATCATCCATACGGATTTATTGATGTTTTTGAGACCTTATTGACGCCTTCATTACTCTTCTATGTATCAAAATTTAAGAAAAAGTTGGATAAATCAATTACTATATGAATATATCAACAGGTCCGAACAAAAAACCAAATAGTCTAGAAATCCAGACTATTCTATTGTTGACCTAATGCGTTGTTACCATCATTCAAGTTGAATGACAAAGCAACGTTGTTACCGGATGCTGTAGAATTCCCATTTTCAGAGAATACTTCGCTAGATTGTCCAGTAAACTGATCTTGTAAAACTCCTTGGGTCGAGTTGTTTGATTTGATCTTTTTTGCAAAAACACTTTGGTTATCGGTGTTCACATTTAACCCACCTGCAACTAGCAGTGTGGTAGCAAAAGTAATTACTACTGCAAGAATCATTGATTTATTTTTAATTATAGACATCTTAATTATATTTCACATCAAATAATCGGAATATTTAGATTATCGAGTAAAAAAACTGTAAAATAATTCTATAACCTAACTAATTTTACATCCTAAATTTGCATGTCAAGTATTGCATCAATTATTCCCTTGCATTTTGCAGTCAATGGCTAACAAAATTCAAATTCATGTGCTTATTAAAACCCATTTTCTATAAAAAGATACTAAAAAGCAAAATATCATTTTTGGAAAAAAATGTCTACGTATAATGAAATATTAAATAGCATGACTAGATAATCTAGATCCTCAATTCATTTACTTTATTTTGGTTAAAGAAAATCAGGTTTGTATAATTTTGTCTGAAGAGGTTATTTACATCGACCATTGCCATAGGGTAAAAGAAACATCAGTGTTTCTCTAGTCAGTTAGCGTTACCTTCATAAAAATCCTAATAACTAAAAACTAGAAATTAACTTGCAATATACCAGTAAACAGTAATTATGTATTTTGATTTATTTATATTACCTAGTAATTTATTTTCATGATACAAAATAAAGATAAGATCTGCTTTGTTGCATAATTCCTTATTCTCCGGTTATCATCATGATCATCATGTTATATTCTTCTAAAAATGTTATACAATGATACTTTTATCATGATCTCCTTTACCATGTTTTGAAACCTGTTTGCTGATGTGTATTCACCAAACATTCTCTTTATAGCTGAGAACACAGTTTCAGATATCCATCTCTGTCCGTATTTTCTTTTTGTCTTCCATTTCAACAGATCCTTTGCTTGTAACTTTACTTCGTTGTTCCTTAACCTATTGTTTTTAGGAGAAACAATAGAGTTCCTTCTTACCTTTATACCTGGATTGATCTTTTTGTCCTCAAGATACACAAAGTTTGGATTTGAATCATAGGCTCCATCAGCTAGTACCGATTTTATCTTTACAGTGTTTGGTTCTCTCGAATCCAAAACATGATTGACTAGTTTCTTTAGCATTTTCCCATCATGTACCTTCTCATCTGTCACTTCCAAAGCAATGATTTTCCTGGTCTTTATGTCTACAGCAACGTGGATCTTGAGATATCCTTTTCTATTTTGTGTATTCCATTTCTCATCCATCCACTGACCTCTGTTAGTAATCTTGATACCTGTACTGTCTATTGATATTATTAGGTCATCATCGTCATCCATCTTGTCTCTTTTAATATCGATGTTTAGCTTGTTGATTCGTTTACAGATGTGACCATAACTTGGTGGATTAGCAGGTAACCTTTTTCCTGTGGCCTTAATTATACCTTGGGTTTGTCTGTATGGTAGGTGAAATAAATAGCGAATGTAACCAATGGCCAAGATGAAAGAATCTGGAAATACAAATGGTTTACCCTTTTTGTTTATATTCATATTCTCTATCTCTGAACCCCAACCATCAAGGAAATCATACGAGAAGAGGATCTCACCGCGTTGAACTAATGAGCGATTGTAAGAGGGCCAGTCTATCACAAATAATCAATCTGTTCATTCCAGCTAAATATGTTGAGTTAGGCGACAAAGCAGATAAGATCCACCTATTGAGTTAGTAGATGGTCTCCCATAGCAAGTTTTAATGGGTAATAACACCTAATTTACCATTCCTATAATCTTCGATTGCCCGATATATCTCCTGTTTTGTATTCATTACAAAAGGACCATATCTTGCTACTGGTTCGTTTAGAGGAACACCTGCAATGAAAAGAAATTGTAATGGTTCCTTAACATCTTTGGATGACTTTATCTTTATGTTCTCCCCGTCATTATTAAAAATAATTACGTTTCCTCTTTTTGTATATTTTTCATCATCTCCAAAAGTACCCTCACCTGATATGACATATACAAACGCATTATAGTTACTTTGAAGTTGATGGATAATTTCAGACCCGGAGCTTAAGGTAAAATGCAAATACTGAATTGGAATTTTTGTCTTGATGACTGATTTGACATCAAAAGCCTCTCCAGCAATTACCTTTACATGTCCACTATCCTCTGATAATTTGACAACTGGAATTTCTGAAGAAGGAATGTCTTGATAATATGGATTAATCATTTTATCTTTCTGAGGCAAATTTACCCACAATTGAAATCCGTGCAATCTTCCCCCTTTCTTCCTGAACTCCACTTCGGGCATCTCTGAATGGATTACCCCTGATCCGGCAGTCATCCATTGAATATCTCCGGCATTGAGCTTTCCCGAATTCCCTGACGAATCCTTATGTTCAAAAATACCCTCTATCAAATATGTTACCGTTTCAAATCCTCTATGTGGATGATCTGGTGCTCCCTTGGCTTCCCCAGGTTTGAAGTCCATTGGGCCCATTTCATCGAGAAGTAAAAAAGGATCTATATAAGATATAGAATTAGTCGGAAATGATCTATTAACTATAAACCCTTCACCTTCACTAGTCTTTAGACTGGTTATTATTTTATTTATAGAACGATTTTTGTTGACAGATTCTTTTGGATTTAGCTGCTGTTGTTGTATTTTTTCCACCATATTATTTCGTTAATCTGGTATATAACTCTAGTAGTAATTTATTACTTAGTTAGTTATTATTAGTATTAAACCATGATTTGGTGAATTCTTGTTTGTTACCTAAATTAATATACATGATAACAAAACCCGATGGAGTGTATTAGATACCCAAATAGCAATAAGATTTTAAAATTTTAATACCTGAAAAGCCATTATAATTTGGAAAGGAAATTCTTATGAAAGAAGAAAAATGTGATGTAGTGGACATATGGGAGGTATTAGGAAAAAGATGGTCACTACATATTCTAAAGAATTTGAGCACAAATGGAATAATCAGATTCAATGAACTTAAAAGATTGATACCAGAAATTAGTAGTACCGTTTTATCTCAAAGATTACTAGAGCTAGAAAGGGAAGGTCTAATATCAAAAAAAATTTATTCAGAAATTCCCGTTCGGGTAGAGTATAGTTTAACACCTAGAACGAAAGAATTAGAGACAATTTTGCAACAGCTTAATGATTGGATAAACAGATGGAAAGGATATGAGAAAAGAAAAGAAATCAAGAGTGTGACGGCTACCATATCAAAATCTACTTCAACATCATAAAGATTATAGAAGAAATTAATCCCCCAGGGGACGAGTAATTCTTTATTCTAGTAATTTAACATCTTTTCATTATTCCATTATGAAATAGATCTTTGTACTAAACTTTATACTCATTATAATAGTCATATCGTTGTTAAGATTCATTCATAAACTTAATTAATTTACAAAAACGATGGTATTTACTGACAAAATCATGCATGAACGCAAAGTCTTGACTTTTTGTACTTTTATGTTAATCATTTTTTCTTCAACATTTTCATCATATATCCAATTTTCTTATGGGGCTTATGCTAAAGCACCCCTGTCTCCTTATGGACCAACCGTAAATGACGATAATCTTACAGTCGAAAAGGTAACTGAAGGTCTTGACTTTCCTACAAGTATGTCTTTTCTTGGAAATAACGATATTTTAGTTACTGAGAAAGAAACCGGTATTGTCAAGAGGGTACTAAATGGTCAAATACAAGATACACCCGCACTAGATGTGTCCGTCGCCAATAGTATAGAGCGCGGGCTCTTAGGAATCGCAGTATCTAAACAACCCGATGGCAAAACATACGTTTTCTTGTCTTACACTGAATCCGGTGATGATGCAGACGGTAGTGATGTTGAAGACAACGTTGACCCGTCAGGCAACAAACTATATCGCTACGATTATGTTGATGGCAAATTGATAAACCCTGTCCTTTTGTTTGATTTAACTGCTATCCCCGAAAATGAAAGAGGAGAACATAATGGTGGTAAAATTCGCATTGGACCTGATAATAATGTGTACTTCATAGTTGGAGAGGTAGGAGGTCATCGAACTCAAGCTCAAAACATCGCTGATGGTCCGGCCCCTAATGGGCTTGGAGGTGTTTTAAGAATCTCCCAGGATGGTGGAATAGTGGACCCGGACAATCCTATTTTTGGAGAGGGGTTACCATTGAATGTATACTATGCTATGGGTATTCGAAATAGTTTCGGGTTTGACTTTGATCCTTTAACAGGTAATTTATGGGACACAGAAAACGGGCCTACAGTGGCAGATGAAATCAATCTTATTTTGCCAGGCTTTAATGGTGGTTGGTCTCAGGTTCAAGGCTATTTTGACCAGGATTTACTAGGACGAGGAATTACATCTGTAGACGAACTTGTAACTTTTGGGAACAGCAAATACACTGATCCAAAGTTTGTATGGGTTACCACAATTGGAGCCACAGCATTAAAATTCTTGAATTCTGAGAAATTGGGTAAAGAATATGCAAACGATATGTTTACAGGAGACATCAACAATGGCTTGTTATATCGATTTACTCTGAATGAGGCACGGGACAATATACTAATTAATGATACTTCTCTAGGTAATGTCAATCTACTAGCTGACAATCAGGTTGATGAGACCACCGAAAATCGACCTTTAATATTTGGTCAAGGTTTTGGAGGTATAACTGATCTTCAGGTGGGCCCAGACGGTTACCTTTATGTATTAAGTTATACCGGTGCGTTATATAGAATAGTACCCTTATCTGAAAGTAATACTCCCAAAAATCAACCCGCTTTAGCCGCTCAAAATGAAACCCAAAGTGCAAACTCTATACCTGTGGTCATTGTTGGATTAAAAGGTGATCAGTCATATTCACCTAACCCTATTAACATAGAAGCTGGCCAAACCATAACGTGGTACAATGGTGATTCCATATCGCATACTGTAACGTCAGGACAGGATAATGACGGGGATGAGGGTGCTGAATTTGATTCGAATGCAATCATACCTAATCAACAATATAGTCTGACATTTGATAGATCTGGAGAATACCCATATTATTGCATATACCACCCTACAATGGTCGGCGAGGTAATAGTAGAATAGGATAAACAAAACATATTTTTTAGAAATAGTATATTAATTACATCAGAACATGTTTAGTCCTTGGTAAAATCAGTTATAGTAACTAATTCAGCTACTCTAATTGGAGTACGATAATTGTAAAGAAATCCAACATGCTTGTAATTAATAATTGTTTAGAATATCAAAATTAATCGACTGTAAATTTATCATATATATATAATATTTGACTAAAGAGAAAATGTGAAAATCTCTGTATCGTTGATTTCGAAGTCTGTTGTGCTAGTTTTCACTATTTATACTTTTTTGTCCTTAGTTTTAGAATACGAAGCACAAGATGTTTCTAGCACAATTATCAACGAATCTTCATTTACGTCGATAAATCCGTCTATTTTGATAAATACGACCAAGGTGTCTAACTGCATACCGCAAGACACTACCAATAATAATGGTAGCGATAATTCAACCGCATTACTTAAGACCGAATCCAACAAAACAAATGAAGTAAATATCAATAATGAGACTACAGGTATTTGTAAAATTCTTAGAGTATCAGATTCGATTTCCTGCGCTGAATATAATGGTAATAGAACTGAAATACCCTGTGAATCAAACGATTCTGACGAAGAGGGTCTTAAGATAGATAATTTTGGCGACAATGGTCATCTATTAGCCGACACAAGATTTGATCAACAATATTCATTTGAATTAAATGATCCCGTGGGTCAAGACAAAAAATTCAGGGTAACTATGGACTTTGATAAACACACACAAAGCGAAAATAACGATATAAACTCACCTCGATTAGAGATAGTGAGAGAAGATTCAGAAGGAGTACCAGATATGTCTGCTGCAAAGAATCAGGAAATAATATGGCATGGAAACATACATGAGTATTTTAAAGAACCTAAGGATAAATTTGAAAATGAAACTTATATATCTCTTCAATTTAATACCGGGCGTCACGGAAGCAATGACCCAGATGAAGAGCGTGGCTTTGGAATATTGTTTGATGTTTCTGGCAGTAGTAACCCTAACCTATTAGAATACCGGGATGATGGCAAATATGTAAAATATGATTTCAATACTACAAAGGAATTAGCACAAGATAGTTTTATTTTCCATCAATTGGATAAGAAAGGTAATCCCATATTTAATAACAATTTGACAAACAAAGAAAATGTAGAACTTAAAGTAAGAACATTGTTGACAGATAACGATACTAGAATGGTCGAAACATTTATTGATAATGGCTCGGGTAAGGAAATCCCCTATTGGACCTTAAATAATCTCTCCAAGTTAAAGGAACAAGAAGATGTTGATGACCAAAACGGATTCATGGAGACTATAAATCAAGGGTCTGGATATATTATTGCACGTACTGATAACATTGATACAAGGCCTTCGTCCTTTAAGTCATTTTCTTTTGATTTATAGTAAACCGTATATCTTAATTTTATGAGTTTTTTTTTTGGTTGTACAAAAATCAACCAAAGTCATAAACCAAAATTTTTTTGCCATAGGATGAGTTAATCAGTCAAATAATCGGAATGAT
This Candidatus Nitrosocosmicus oleophilus DNA region includes the following protein-coding sequences:
- a CDS encoding ferritin-like domain-containing protein → MSKEIAGPGVEGTVQMLKKAYGAELSAFHYFWFVSQNIEGLGVLHQGFFEDRAKEELGHAKKVAFRLMQLETQPTDEPSQWEQDSGLGKLQPSRYLTLRSALEKALEFERAVIKHYNDLANNVKDKDHATYHLALELLDAELEDEQNIEDILAKLEIQ
- a CDS encoding IS5-like element ISThar1 family transposase, which encodes MIDWPSYNRSLVQRGEILFSYDFLDGWGSEIENMNINKKGKPFVFPDSFILAIGYIRYLFHLPYRQTQGIIKATGKRLPANPPSYGHICKRINKLNIDIKRDKMDDDDDLIISIDSTGIKITNRGQWMDEKWNTQNRKGYLKIHVAVDIKTRKIIALEVTDEKVHDGKMLKKLVNHVLDSREPNTVKIKSVLADGAYDSNPNFVYLEDKKINPGIKVRRNSIVSPKNNRLRNNEVKLQAKDLLKWKTKRKYGQRWISETVFSAIKRMFGEYTSANRFQNMVKEIMIKVSLYNIFRRI
- a CDS encoding pirin family protein, with translation MVEKIQQQQLNPKESVNKNRSINKIITSLKTSEGEGFIVNRSFPTNSISYIDPFLLLDEMGPMDFKPGEAKGAPDHPHRGFETVTYLIEGIFEHKDSSGNSGKLNAGDIQWMTAGSGVIHSEMPEVEFRKKGGRLHGFQLWVNLPQKDKMINPYYQDIPSSEIPVVKLSEDSGHVKVIAGEAFDVKSVIKTKIPIQYLHFTLSSGSEIIHQLQSNYNAFVYVISGEGTFGDDEKYTKRGNVIIFNNDGENIKIKSSKDVKEPLQFLFIAGVPLNEPVARYGPFVMNTKQEIYRAIEDYRNGKLGVITH
- a CDS encoding winged helix-turn-helix transcriptional regulator — protein: MKEEKCDVVDIWEVLGKRWSLHILKNLSTNGIIRFNELKRLIPEISSTVLSQRLLELEREGLISKKIYSEIPVRVEYSLTPRTKELETILQQLNDWINRWKGYEKRKEIKSVTATISKSTSTS
- a CDS encoding PQQ-dependent sugar dehydrogenase; translated protein: MHERKVLTFCTFMLIIFSSTFSSYIQFSYGAYAKAPLSPYGPTVNDDNLTVEKVTEGLDFPTSMSFLGNNDILVTEKETGIVKRVLNGQIQDTPALDVSVANSIERGLLGIAVSKQPDGKTYVFLSYTESGDDADGSDVEDNVDPSGNKLYRYDYVDGKLINPVLLFDLTAIPENERGEHNGGKIRIGPDNNVYFIVGEVGGHRTQAQNIADGPAPNGLGGVLRISQDGGIVDPDNPIFGEGLPLNVYYAMGIRNSFGFDFDPLTGNLWDTENGPTVADEINLILPGFNGGWSQVQGYFDQDLLGRGITSVDELVTFGNSKYTDPKFVWVTTIGATALKFLNSEKLGKEYANDMFTGDINNGLLYRFTLNEARDNILINDTSLGNVNLLADNQVDETTENRPLIFGQGFGGITDLQVGPDGYLYVLSYTGALYRIVPLSESNTPKNQPALAAQNETQSANSIPVVIVGLKGDQSYSPNPINIEAGQTITWYNGDSISHTVTSGQDNDGDEGAEFDSNAIIPNQQYSLTFDRSGEYPYYCIYHPTMVGEVIVE